From Pseudomonadota bacterium, the proteins below share one genomic window:
- a CDS encoding bifunctional 5,10-methylenetetrahydrofolate dehydrogenase/5,10-methenyltetrahydrofolate cyclohydrolase produces MTALPEGVTGRLLDGHVVARAVRAEIVEALAQRWTRPSPPSLAVVLLGGDSASRTYAESKAKACAELGLRCQVHALAELGGDAEAVIARVRAIGADEGVHGVMIEQPLPPGIDFLRLYDAIPADKDVEGMGCASMGLLMLGRPGLVPATPAAVLRILDHYEVALAGRRAVVIGRSNIVGKPLAALLLARDATVVTCHSRTPDLAAETQRADIVVAAVGRPGTVKAHHIRSGAVVVDVGINFEGGRMVGDVDFASVSPRAAAITPVPGGVGPVTTAMLLWNLTHTAIRQVSDQLAR; encoded by the coding sequence ATGACAGCGCTGCCGGAGGGCGTGACGGGGCGCCTGCTCGACGGTCACGTGGTGGCGCGCGCCGTTCGCGCCGAGATCGTCGAGGCCCTTGCGCAGCGGTGGACGCGCCCATCTCCCCCCAGTCTCGCGGTGGTGCTTCTGGGTGGCGACTCGGCCTCGCGCACCTACGCCGAGAGCAAGGCCAAGGCGTGCGCTGAGCTCGGCCTGCGCTGCCAGGTGCACGCCCTGGCCGAGCTCGGGGGAGACGCCGAGGCGGTGATTGCGCGGGTGCGCGCCATCGGCGCCGACGAGGGCGTGCACGGCGTGATGATCGAGCAGCCCCTTCCGCCCGGCATCGACTTCCTGCGCCTGTACGACGCGATACCGGCCGACAAGGACGTGGAGGGCATGGGCTGCGCGAGCATGGGGCTCCTCATGCTGGGCCGGCCTGGGCTCGTTCCCGCGACGCCCGCCGCGGTTCTGCGGATTCTCGACCACTACGAAGTTGCGCTGGCCGGCCGGCGCGCCGTTGTGATCGGACGCAGCAACATCGTGGGGAAGCCGCTTGCCGCACTGCTCCTGGCGCGTGACGCCACGGTTGTGACGTGCCACTCGCGAACCCCTGACCTCGCCGCGGAGACCCAGCGCGCTGACATCGTGGTGGCCGCGGTGGGAAGACCCGGAACGGTGAAGGCGCATCACATCCGTTCGGGGGCCGTGGTGGTCGACGTGGGCATCAACTTCGAGGGGGGAAGGATGGTGGGCGATGTCGATTTCGCCTCCGTCTCGCCGCGGGCAGCGGCCATCACGCCTGTTCCCGGAGGCGTGGGCCCCGTGACCACGGCCATGCTGCTCTGGAACCTCACGCACACCGCGATTCGCCAGGTCTCAGACCAGCTCGCGCGCTGA
- a CDS encoding site-2 protease family protein has translation MEPSRIAFGIAWYVIFLFSTVLHEAAHALAARLGGDVTAESQITLDPIPHIRREPFGMVLVPWLMFLMSPNGSMMGWASTPFDPAWALRNPHRAAWMALAGPVSNGMLAVLTGVMIRAGLAFHWFGGSSDASIALEMLLIAFNLNVILAVLNMLPLPPLDGATALTLLMPEQAARRWQEQLRNPAVSMLTLVAVWIAFPRVASIALHWAQGWLRP, from the coding sequence GTGGAACCTTCTCGCATCGCGTTCGGCATCGCCTGGTACGTCATCTTCCTGTTCTCCACCGTGCTCCACGAAGCGGCGCATGCCCTGGCCGCCCGTCTCGGTGGCGACGTCACCGCCGAGAGCCAGATCACCCTCGATCCCATCCCGCACATCCGCCGCGAGCCGTTCGGCATGGTGCTGGTTCCCTGGCTCATGTTCCTCATGTCACCGAACGGCTCGATGATGGGGTGGGCCTCCACCCCCTTCGACCCTGCCTGGGCGCTGCGAAACCCCCATCGCGCGGCGTGGATGGCCCTGGCTGGACCGGTCTCGAACGGGATGCTGGCTGTGCTGACCGGTGTCATGATCCGCGCGGGGCTCGCCTTTCACTGGTTCGGAGGGTCGAGCGATGCCAGCATTGCCCTCGAGATGCTGCTCATCGCGTTCAACCTGAACGTCATCCTCGCGGTGCTCAACATGCTCCCGCTGCCTCCGCTCGACGGGGCAACCGCGCTCACGCTGCTCATGCCCGAGCAGGCGGCGCGGCGCTGGCAGGAGCAGCTGCGCAACCCGGCGGTCTCGATGCTCACCCTGGTGGCAGTCTGGATCGCCTTTCCCCGTGTGGCGAGCATTGCGCTGCACTGGGCGCAGGGGTGGCTGCGCCCATGA
- a CDS encoding DUF58 domain-containing protein produces the protein MRSRPARVARDAWGFFPLTAVGTAFVAVATLAGWYQGVAHLDLIVLMAAFAVLVVTLLMAVLTAAGWLLVRGAFQAPLRTTSTTLEAETPTITGYAVQLPAWIPCLDVSWSWEADEETCAADTAVHRDGREAFEVVSVRRRGTYNGVTRRVRVRDILGLACITWRVREPLDFRVLPHRGKVEQVVPLLGFISGDDISDPYGDPWGDRVDMRQYGPGDSPRMIMWKVFARSRKLMVRVPERAIAARPRGCGYLVSDPLPTPLDEPSAGVARVLIERNLLGEGWTFAADGAGAPASRIEDALDTIAQSGSAHGRLSGFADFLKRADQEGYGYCVLFTPPRPGPWIDTLLEALRATRLRVHVMVGMDGVRLERGANDAKPSLARRLVMQPDPVDGPTPSELAETLRRVGAAATSVTLVDRRSGQMYNDPLALLGRTGGLR, from the coding sequence ATGCGATCGCGCCCCGCGCGCGTGGCGCGCGACGCGTGGGGATTCTTCCCGCTCACCGCGGTGGGAACGGCATTCGTCGCTGTGGCCACCCTGGCGGGATGGTACCAGGGCGTGGCTCACCTCGACCTCATCGTGCTCATGGCCGCATTCGCCGTGCTGGTGGTGACGCTGCTCATGGCCGTTCTCACGGCGGCGGGATGGCTGCTGGTGCGCGGCGCGTTTCAGGCGCCGCTGCGCACCACCTCGACCACCCTCGAGGCGGAGACCCCCACCATCACGGGATATGCCGTCCAGCTCCCCGCGTGGATCCCGTGTCTCGACGTGTCGTGGTCCTGGGAGGCCGACGAGGAGACCTGCGCCGCCGACACCGCCGTTCACCGCGATGGCCGCGAGGCGTTCGAGGTGGTGTCGGTGCGCCGGCGCGGAACCTACAACGGCGTCACGCGACGCGTCCGGGTGCGCGACATCCTGGGTCTGGCGTGCATCACCTGGCGCGTTCGTGAGCCCCTCGACTTCCGCGTGCTCCCGCATCGGGGAAAGGTCGAGCAGGTGGTTCCCCTTCTGGGCTTCATCTCAGGTGACGACATCTCCGACCCTTACGGCGATCCCTGGGGAGACCGCGTCGACATGCGTCAGTACGGCCCCGGTGACTCGCCGCGCATGATCATGTGGAAGGTCTTCGCCCGCTCGCGCAAGCTCATGGTGCGCGTGCCGGAGCGAGCCATCGCGGCGCGGCCGCGCGGCTGCGGATACCTCGTCTCAGACCCGCTGCCCACGCCGCTCGATGAGCCCAGCGCGGGCGTGGCGCGGGTGCTCATCGAGCGAAACCTGCTCGGGGAAGGCTGGACCTTTGCCGCGGACGGCGCGGGCGCCCCCGCCAGCCGCATCGAAGATGCCCTCGACACCATCGCCCAGAGCGGCTCTGCCCACGGGCGCCTGTCCGGCTTCGCGGACTTCCTCAAGCGCGCAGACCAGGAAGGCTATGGCTACTGCGTGCTCTTCACGCCTCCCCGCCCCGGACCGTGGATCGACACCCTGCTCGAGGCGCTGCGCGCAACGCGGCTGCGCGTGCACGTCATGGTGGGCATGGACGGGGTTCGCCTCGAACGCGGTGCCAACGACGCCAAGCCCTCACTCGCCCGACGTCTGGTGATGCAGCCCGACCCCGTCGACGGCCCCACCCCGAGCGAGCTGGCAGAGACGCTGCGACGCGTGGGCGCCGCGGCGACCTCGGTCACCCTCGTCGATCGACGATCCGGCCAGATGTACAACGATCCGCTGGCCCTGCTCGGACGGACGGGGGGGCTGCGATGA